Proteins encoded together in one Bactrocera neohumeralis isolate Rockhampton chromosome 4, APGP_CSIRO_Bneo_wtdbg2-racon-allhic-juicebox.fasta_v2, whole genome shotgun sequence window:
- the LOC126756559 gene encoding solute carrier family 28 member 3: MKMETGQANTAYEITDPAENVENADNDVKKANISESTLKSKSRTSNIKRRIRKASHKGLKVGIHLVVAGYFAYATYHYIDVENNECDSLKPNELCGIQFCSGYGLLVLLLAFIYLGLLYFQIIKPKVGRSLHRNYIYPLGKRWKKFSRTRLVSGIMIIVLIILLAIFLYFATKEDRNKLRSLLAPCLLILAGYVFSTNRSAINWRTVISGIVCQFILGILCIRWDVGRKIFECLGDKVATFLSFSDEGSRFVFGDAIIDDGIFAFAILPVIFFFSFFISILHYWGVMQWIVMKLGWLLQQILGTTVCESVTSAANIFLGMSESPMLIRPYLTKLTSSELHSIMASGFATVSGTVLAAYLSFGASAAHLITSSVMAAPAALAFSKLYMPETEESQTSSKNIQLEKSEDSSILDAASNGANNAIPIVAGIIANIVAFVAFVAFLNGVVNWLCFLVGLEDIDFEWIFSKLFIPLVWTMGVPYQDCNIVAKIVATKSIINEFVAYERLGEYIKSGELEARSISITTFAICGFANPGALGILIGTLSAMAPNRRYVITSVAMRAFVVGSIVCFVSASFAGLLLQEEQESRLYTKFLNAPERKNITIAIFKSQ, translated from the exons GCCAACATAAGTGAATCTACATTGAAATCCAAAAGCAGAACATCAAATATAAAACGAAGAATACGAAAAGCTTCTCACAAGGGCCTAAAGGTGGGAATACACCTTGTTGTGGCGGGATATTTCGCTTATGCGACGTATCACTACATCGATGTCG AGAATAACGAGTGCGATTCCCTTAAACCAAATGAATTATGTGGCATTCAGTTCTGCAGTGGTTATGGGTTATTGGTACTACTATTGGCATTTATTTACCTTGgccttttatatttccaaaTCATAAAACCGAAGGTAGGCAGGAGCTTACATCGGAATTATATTTATCCACTTGGAAAGCGGTGGAAGAAATTCAGTCGAACaag ACTTGTATCCGGTATAATGATCATAGTCCTTATAATTCTACtggcaatttttttgtattttgcaaCGAAAGAGGACAGAAATAAATTAAGATCGCTGTTGGCTCCATGTTTACTCATATTAGCAGGTTACGTATTTTCTACAAATCGCAGCGCAATCAATTGGCGAACCGTAATATCGGGAATAGTATGCCAATTTATTTTGGGTATCCTGTGCATTCGGTGGGATGTAGGCCGTAAAATCTTCGAATGTCTGGGCGATAAAGTAGCCACTTTTCTTTCGTTTAGTGATGAAGGAAGTCGTTTTGTATTTGGAGATGCAATAATCGATGACGGAATTTTCGCTTTTGCAATCTTGCCAGTGAtatttttcttcagtttttttatttcaattttacattATTGGGGTGTTATGCAATGGATAGTTATGAAACTCGGTTGGCTGCTACAACAAATTTTGGGTACAACTGTTTGTGAAAGTGTTACATCAGCCGCTAATATATTTCTCGGCATGTCAGAGAGTCCAATGCTTATTAGACCATATCTTACCAAACTTACATCCAGTGAATTGCATTCAATTATGGCCTCTGGATTCGCAACAGTGTCCGGAACGGTATTGGCAGCATATTTATCCTTTGGTGCTTCGGCAGCTCACTTAATAACTTCAAGCGTTATGGCAGCTCCAGCAGCATTggctttttcaaaactttacaTGCCGGAAACAGAGGAGAGTCAAACTtcatcaaaaaatattcaactagAGAAATC AGAAGACTCTTCAATACTGGATGCGGCTTCGAACGGGGCCAATAATGCTATTCCAATTGTAGCAGGAATCATTGCCAATATCGTCgcttttgttgcatttgtggcattcCTCAATGGCGTCGTTAACTGGCTATGTTTTTTAGTTGGGTTGGAAGACATCGATTTTGAATGGatattttcgaaactttttataCCACTGGTGTGGACGATGGGTGTGCCCTACCAGGACTGTAATATTGTAGCAAAAATTGTCGCCACTAAGTCAATCATCAATGAATTTGTGGCTTATGAGCGTTTGGGTGAATACATCAAAAGTGGAGAATTGGAA GCTCGCAGCATAAGTATAACAACATTTGCAATTTGCGGCTTTGCAAATCCGGGTGCTCTGGGCATACTCATTGGTACACTCAGCGCAATGGCACCAAATAGGAGATATGTGATAACTTCAGTTGCCATGCGGGCATTTGTTGTTGGCAGCATAGTCTGTTTTGTATCTGCTAGTTTTGCGG GCCTTTTACTCCAGGAGGAACAGGAAAGTCGCCTGTACACTAAGTTCCTTAACGCACCAGAAcggaaaaatataacaattgcCATTTTTAAATCCCAATAA
- the LOC126754767 gene encoding uncharacterized protein LOC126754767 produces MREPLGNSFFLAQYVPLLKVNYQFSAKKSDLTSQIRWINFLHNISHKLLWDCLEIHGQISDTEYCAIFHYIKALCTGVANDKFIEIKIKVEAWKFVAKFILKYGAYAKNYKEQLEEQIPVRILLRQAEKSLLMIYKKELGEDDKYVDQYLRITAFYLEILYRITTVYKPSEFPEVKMFFEVLLLSMSPPSFLRGSSIFTCIEKHVFPGLYNILLLLYKNYEFQKLIANHIGGSDYCYEFIVTYIRCFITNKEDDYFERSAELIFEIFKRLFQRPDIFVNAVRFDEIIDVFVTLALLDSSGTLLSNMQQYVIKGNSALSFACTDVLILVSSCKDSRAYELKDGLQFWVETNNRFAQFSSNYRRLNVERLIEHYIVLCSGLNLEENIEHQCHPSINLQNNYSVLRCINNVSNTLDMTMLISKAISKLSRLMEIFDRNAMSLKDYYKLVSHMYKLVKYKAEVPDCLQQKIAELLTNCGAKPSFQRLMSAGLLLMANNHINEETQLKIITFIEKNVQNGMYFPMLAFWLIIQCFRKQKANSIVRNIAEAIYNQVEIPDIIQVSTFEKVTKSSVNCAADFEFYANIENNVESAISLRPTHVFRKRPRNDITFDGSEIDDTIQNINQLLQKITMFSQKLTENDYAKLNKLCKDIKVITDRNY; encoded by the exons ATGCGAGAACCACTTGGCAACTCTTTCTTCCTCGCACAGTATGTTCC gttATTAAAGGTAAATTATCAATTTAGTGCCAAAAAGTCTGATTTAACGTCTCAAATAAGATGGATAAACTTTCTGCATAACATATCACATAAGCTATTATGGGATTGCCTTGAAATTCATGGACAAATAAGTGATACGGAATATTGCGCTATTTTTCACT atattaaagcttTATGCACCGGTGTTGCAAATgataaatttatagaaattaaaatcAAGGTAGAAGCATGGAAATTTGTTgcgaaatttattttgaaatacggtgcttatgcaaaaaattataaagagcaacttgaagaacAAATACCTGTTCGTATTTTACTCCGACAAGCGGAAAAGAGTTTACTGATGATTTATAAGAAG GAACTTGGAGAGGATGACAAATATGTGGATCAGTATTTGCGAATTACTgcattttatttagaaatattatatagAATTACAACAGTGTATAAGCCCTCGGAATTTCCTGaagttaaaatgttttttgaagTTTTACTCCTTTCCATGTc GCCACCTAGTTTTCTGCGAGGGAGCAGCATTTTCACTTGCATCGAGAAGCATGTCTTCCCTGGTTTATACAATATACtattattgttatataaaaattacgaatTTCAAAAG TTGATAGCAAATCATATTGGAGGAAGCGACTATTGTTACGAGTTCATTGTAACGTATATTCGTTGTTTTatcaccaataaagaagatgaTTACTTTGAAAGAAGTGCCGAactgattttcgaaatttttaaacggTTATTTCAAA gacCTGATATATTCGTGAATGCAGTACGTTTTGATGAAATAATAGATGTGTTTGTTACTTTGGCTCTTTTGGATTCTTCCGGGACTTTGTTAAGCAACATGCAGCAATATGTTATTAAAGGAAACTCAGCGTTATCCTTTGCATGTACAGATGTCTTGATATTAGTATCAAG CTGTAAGGACAGTCGAGCTTATGAGCTCAAAGATGGTCTTCAGTTCTGGGTGGAAACAAACAATCGTTTCGCTCAATTTTCCTCAAATTACCGGCGCCTTAATGTTGAACGACTTATAGAGCATTATATAGTATTATGCTCTGGATtaaatttggaagaaaacatCGAACATCAATGTCATCCTTCCATTAACTTACAAAATAATTACAGCGTACTTCGTTGCATAAACAATGTCAGCAATACATTGGATATGACAATGTTGATCTCGAAAGCTATCAGCAAACTTAGCAGATTGATGGAAATTTTTGACCGCAATGCGATGAGTTTAAAGGACTATTATAAACTT GTTTCGCACATGTACAAGCTTGTGAAATATAAAGCAGAAGTCCCTGATtgcttacaacaaaaaattgcggAGCTACTTACAAATTGCGGAGCGAAACCATCTTTCCAAAGGCTGATGAGTGCTGGATTATTACTTATGGCGAATAACCATATAAATGAAGAAacacaattgaaaattattacgtttattgaaaaaaatgttcaaaatggAATGTACTTTCCGATGCTGGCGTTTTGGTTAATTATCCAATGCTTCCGTAAGCAGAAAGCTAATTCGATTGTTCGAAATATTGCCGAAGCTATTTACAACCAAGTAGAAATACCTGATATAATTCAAGTTAGCACATTTGAAAAAGTAACTAAATCATCGGTTAATTGTGCAGCTGATTTTGAGTTCTACGCCAACATTGAAAATAACGTAGAAAGTGCGATAAGTTTAAGGCCCACACATGTTTTTCGTAAACGTCCACGAAATGACATAACCTTCGACGGAAGTGAAATCGACGACACTATACAAAATATCAATCAGTTGTTGCAGAAAATTACCATGTTTTCTCAAAAACTAACAGAAAATGATTAtgcaaaattgaataaattatgtaAGGATATTAAAGTAATCACTGATCGTAACTATTAA
- the LOC126756578 gene encoding peptidyl-prolyl cis-trans isomerase FKBP8, with the protein MDTEKSSSSSFEDLSNINELEIKSAQVKELDVKAEEKDTFQVGAKIEQHHQENIKHEGGEIGASIGDEEPCDVLGNGQLVKRVIKQSQLSTRPARGDLVTVTFKGRMPNGIVVEKKENYQIHVGDYEVVQGLDMVIPLMNVGEVAEVTIDARFAYGSLGLKNEENENASVPADSTLIYEVHLQDCKSEDFSDLKSFEIRRKYGTRKKERANFWYNRNEYNTAIQLYRRALEFLDDRDGDPDSAFDKEDLEFSNSDLQTLLEDRLIVYNNLAMAQIKISAFDAALKSVENVLRCQPSNSKALYRKGRILEGKGDTKGAINLLQKAATFEPDSKAIQQDLAKLIIKARREEHNEKEMYQKMLGQAKKLEQKHKQPQKQQNIESSKLKLIGYLMGSILIGVAGVAIYRYKY; encoded by the exons ATGGACACTGAAAAATCCAGTAGTAGTTCATTTGAAGACCTTTCCAATATAAACGAATTAGAAATTAAATCAGCACAAGTAAAGGAATTGGATGTCAAAGCAGAAGAAAAAGACACCTTTCAAGTTGGGGCGAAAATTGAACAACATCATCAGGAAAATATTAAGCATGAAGGGGGTGAAATTGGTGCTTCTATTGGAGATGAAGAGCCGTGTGATGTGTTAGGCAATGGCCAGTTAGTTAAACGTGTTATAAAACAGTCTCAATTAAGTACTCGTCCAGCAAGGGGAGATCTAGTAACGGTTACATTTAAGGGTCGAATGCCTAATGGAATCGTTgttgaaaaaaaggaaaattatcaAATTCATGTTGGAGATTACGAG GTTGTGCAAGGTCTTGACATGGTTATTCCTTTAATGAACGTTGGCGAAGTTGCTGAAGTTACTATTGATGCAAGATTTGCTTACGGTAGCCTAGgtttaaaaaatgaagaaaatgaaaacgCAAGCGTGCCTGCAGATTCAAca CTAATATATGAAGTACATTTACAAGATTGTAAAAGTGAGGATTTTTCGGATTTAAAGTCCTTTGAGATACGCCGGAAATACGG aacACGTAAAAAGGAACGGGCAAACTTCTGGTATAACCGTAATGAATACAATACGGCCATTCAGTTGTATAGGCGAGCGTTAGAATTCTTGGATGATCGCGATGGTGATCCTGATTCTGCGTTCGATAAGGAAGATTTGGAA TTTTCTAATAGCGATTTGCAAACATTACTCGAGGATAGATTGATTGTCTACAATAATCTGGCAATGgctcaaattaaaatttcagcgtTTGATGCTGCTTTGAAGTCAGTAGAAAACGTACTACGTTGCCAGCCAAGCAATTCTAAGGCTTTGTATCGCAAGGGACGA ATCCTTGAGGGAAAAGGTGATACGAAAGGAGctattaatttattacaaaaagctGCGACATTCGAACCAGATAGTAAAGCAATTCAGCAG GACTTAGCAAAGTTGATAATCAAAGCACGCAGAGAAGAGCacaacgaaaaagaaatgtatcaaaaaatGCTGGGACAAGCAAAAAAACTTGAACAGAAGCATAAACAACCGCAGAAGCAACAAAACATTGAAAGCTCAAAG CTTAAACTTATAGGATATTTAATGGGATCAATTTTAATTGGTGTAGCTGGCGTTGCTATATATAGATACAAATACTAG
- the LOC126756592 gene encoding transcription factor BTF3 homolog 4: MNPEKLKKLQAHVRIGGKGTPRRKKKIVHSTPATDDKKLQSSLKKLSVNTIPGIEEVNIIKNDGTVIHFNNPKAQASLPTNTFAITGHGENKSISEMLPGILTQLGPQDITQLKKIATEFANKGAVASGAAAGGLGSVSAAAADDDVPDLVQNFEEVAIGGVSPALKGVDVSSTAESTQKNEEVPVA, encoded by the coding sequence ATGAACCctgagaaattgaaaaaattgcaagCGCATGTGCGTATCGGTGGAAAAGGAACTCCACGCCGGAAGAAGAAGATTGTGCACTCTACCCCTGCTACCGACGACAAGAAGTTGCAGTcatcattgaaaaaattatcggTTAACACAATTCCCGGTATTGAGgaagtaaatataattaagaATGATGGAACCGTCATTCATTTCAATAACCCAAAAGCACAAGCATCTCTCCCAACAAACACTTTTGCAATTACTGGACATGGGGAAAACAAATCGATTTCAGAAATGTTGCCGGGTATTTTAACACAATTGGGCCCACAAGACATCACACAGTTGAAGAAGATTGCCACAGAATTCGCAAATAAAGGTGCTGTTGCGTCAGGTGCTGCAGCTGGTGGCTTAGGAAGCGTATCTGCAGCCGCAGCGGATGACGATGTTCCAGATTTGGTGCAGAATTTCGAGGAAGTGGCAATTGGCGGAGTTTCACCTGCTCTTAAAGGCGTTGACGTCTCCAGTACAGCAGAGTCCACACAAAAAAATGAGGAGGTTCCTGTAGCCTAA